The Bacteroidales bacterium genome contains the following window.
CAAAGCCTCTTATTGAGTGTAATAATTTGAATTTTTCTTTATCTATCATTTACGCTTTTTATTATTTTTAAATTAGGCAAATAAAAATAATTGACGCAAAGATAATTTTTTAATTCTATAAAGTTGTTCTTGTTATAATATAAAAACTATTATGAAAACAGCTTATATAATCGAAACAACCTACTAATAAGTCTCTCTTGATTTGGAAAATCCTTATATGTTTTAGGTGGAAGTTTTAAGTATTTATCAAATTCTTCTTCGCTGATTTCCCATTTTTTACAGATATATGCTTTATCTTTAAGAACTTTTTCATCATCAAAAGGTTTAGCTTCCAAAATTCTCAATGCATCATCTCTACTAACTTGTCCATTACAAATTTGCGATGAAAGTGTAGCTCTTCTGTAATCCATATTATATTTTACAGGCATTACATACGACTGTAAAAAACCTGTTATGGTTGATTCTTGATGTTTGCCTCCATACTCCTTAAATCCATATGTTTCTATCAAAAATTTACGAGCTTTATCCTTATCATAATCAATATAATTCAATGGATAATAAGTTTTTATTCCATGTATAAATTTATTTATAAAATTTTCCTTTAAGCCTGCATACGGAGTCTTTCTAATTTTAACATTAGAATATTTTTTAACAATATGTCTATATAATTTCATATCGCTTTTTACATGATAGCCCCAAGTTAAAGGCAAAATTCCTTCTGCCGCAAAATTTCCTCCTGACAAAATACTTGAGATTTTAAACTTTTTGGCAATCTCATAATTTGCTCCCAAAATTGCTAAATCTGTAGGTGTTTCTAAATCAACTATTGAAGATTTAAAAAATGCAAGCTGAATTTCTTTAAACTCTTGCCAATCCATTTTATATTCATAATAATCAAAACCTAATTTTTTGACCATTATTTGAATGTTTTCTTCAGCTATAGGGGTATTCCATCCATTATTCATATGCATAAGTAAAGGATGTAAACCATAAGTTTTACATAAATGAGCAACAAAACAAGAATCAACTCCTCCACTTATTCCAACAAGACAATCATATTTATTATTTTTACTTCTTTTTTTAATTTTAAGTAAAATGTTTTTAAAAATTTTTTCAGATTGCCCTTCAACATACTTGTGGTTTTCCAATAATTGTAAAAAATCAGTACAATGATTACAATATCCATTTTCATCAAATATAATATCTTCATCAGAGGTGTCCATTACACAACGTTGGCATATTTGATAAGATTTTTTTTCCATAAATTTAATTAATATTTTTTAATGCTTCTACTAATTTTTCAGTTTGTATTTTTCTTGAATAATTCTCTACTCCAATTGTATGATTTTCTATATAATGCTTTTCTTCAAACTCACTAAACAAATCGTCTAAAACTTTATATAAATGCTCCTTATCTTTTACAACAATTCCACTATTTGTTTTTCTAATTAAATCTGCTTGTGAGTTTTCGCTTAAACCTTTAATAGTTTGTGTTTTAAAATATTTTTTCTTTAATAAATTTGCCTCTTTGTCGTTTTCAAAGCATAGAATAATCTTTCGGTTTAAAGCTAAATAATCATATATTTTTGCTCCCATAATAGAATAGTGATTAAACAGAAGCAATACGTTTGATTTTGATATTTCTTTAATAAATTGGTAATTAGGAATTTTAGGAAATATTTTAATCTCGTTTTTTAAAATATCAAGTTCTTTTATAATATCAGACACATCTTTTTTATCACTAATGCCATAAAAATTAACTCTGATTTTTCTGTCAGGATTCATTTTTAAGTAATCTAAAAGTACAGAGAAGAATAACCTATAAGGATGAAATTTGTAAATTGTTCCAGTTAAAGATATAGTTAATAAATCATTGTTTTGATTAACTTTAATATTATTAATTAAGATATTTTCATCATATCCATTAGGAATAACTAAAAATGGTTTGTTTTTAATTAGCTTTTTAATTATAAACATATAATATTCAGATACAGTGCATATTAATTTAACATTTCTCAAATATTTCTTTTCCAAAATTTGTGATATTATTTTTTTTTTGGGATTGTTATTAAAAGAGACATTTGACCAAGGATCTCTATAATCTGCAACCCAAGGAATATTAAATTTTTTACTTAATTTTGAAGCGTATTTGAATAATACAAAAGGGTCACCTGTAGCTATAATTACATCTACTTTATTGTCTTTTAAAAATTTTTTAGCAGCTTTATATAATTCATATTTTGTTCCTATTGGCAAAAACCATTGCCCAATTTCATTATAACCAGCAGAAATTTTCTTTAAAACATTTGATAATAGGTCTTTTTTACCTTTTAGGTTTAAACGATTTGAAAGAGTCGCCTTATAAGGTGTTTTTATTAAAATGCCTTTTTCTGTTTCTTCAATTTCTACATCTTTTGTTTTACTTGGCTGTATGTAATCTAAATCGTTACCATGAATAGGATTCCAATTGCGAGTAATTACAATTGGAAAAAGTCCCATTTCCTTAAAATTCTCGTACCAATAACTAGGACGCAATCCTCCTACTGAAACATACGGCGGAAAATCATAAGCTAATATTAATATTTTTTTCATTGTGCCAAATAATATTTGTATTTATAAAATAAAAATGCATGTTTTTTGAAAAATTTTTATTATTCTCATTAAAAAGTTATTTGTTAGAGTGTTTATTTCTTTTTTTTATTTTCGACAAAGCTCCTTTAAACAAAAGTTTTGTCTGATTTGTTGATGGAATAACAAACCAATACCACCACAGCATTGGATATAATGATATTGCAAAACCCGCGTTTTTCGCAATTCTAATCATTTTAACAGAAAAATGAACTAAATTTAAACGGCGAATATAAAACGCAAAAGATTCAAGTATTCCATTTGATTGAAAAGTTATTTTATGATTTGTATTTGCTGGCGTTTTTACTCGTTTAAAAAACAACGGTTGTTCGTTATACACATGAGTATAATTACCTTTGGATAAATAAAATAACAAACTAGGGTAAATATTATTATAGGCACATTTCCTATTAGGCCAGTGCCAAACAGGAAAGCGAACACCTTTAATTTCATCAGTTTTAAAAACAGCATAACCAAATTCATCATGTGAATTTTTTATGAAATTTTTTATTCTTTTTCGGATGTGCTTTTCTGAATAGTCAAAGTTAAGATTTTCTGAAATTCTATGGTCATTCTCATCAATATGTATAAATGTTGAAAAAGCAACAATGGCATCAGAATTATTTTCTAAAGCTAAGATCATTTTTTCAACATAAGAATCTGCCATTAAATCATCATCTCCTGCCCACATAAAATATTTTGAATTAGCCAAAGACAATAGAAATTCCATATTGCGAGATATTCCAATATTTTCTTTTTGTTTGATATATTTAATTCTATTGTCAATTTTAGCATACTTAAGACAAATATCGGCACTACCATCTGTTGAGCAATCATCAGATATTATCAATTTAAAATCAGTATATGATTGTTTCAATATGCTTAATATTGACTGCTCTATAAATTTAACATCGTTATATACTGGCAAACCTATTGTTAGCATTATTAAAATATTTTCTTTAAAATTTTATATCTAATAAATCTGTATGGAAATTTTATTATATTTAAAAATACAGAATATGGTGAAAGTGGTATTTTAACATATTTATGCATTTTAGAATGTTGAAATGCAATATGTTGATTTTCTCCATAGAAAACAACAGCTTCTTTTTTTAGAGCTGAAGCTAATGTTGCAGTTCCAGATGTTAAACAATATAATTTTTTGCTTGAAAAAATCAAATCACAAAAATCTTGCAAAGTTGGGGTTGTAATATAATGACATTTAGGATCATATTTATGAAGAGCCTTAGGGCTTGTTAACTTCATTACAGAGTCAATCTGTATTTTGTGTTTCTTAATAAAATAAGAAGCGTCATGATGAGTTATATCTCCAACATATGAAAAAAAGTTGGGGTCAAAAATACTTTTATTAAAGTCTGGATTAAATACTGGATTATAAAACACTTCAGGATCATGCATCCTTTTACCATCATCTAATCCATAATGCAACATAACCAAATCTAGTAAATTGATATTCGTTTTTGGGTTCTTTTTAAGCTCTGGACTAAGTTTTTCAACTATTTCTGCAATGCTGCATGTTATTCCCTTTTCATCTACAAATCCATCTACAAATGGATTTAAAGACCAAACAATATATTTGTTATCATTGTTTCTAAATAAAGAATGCTCAGAAATAAACACTTTTTCAAAGGCTCCTGTTTCTTTTGCAATACGCGGAATATGGCTGTGAAACAAGTGGTCTCCAAGTCCATAATATTGAATTTCAATTATAAGTGTTTTTCCCATATTTATAGTAAAATTAAAACATTTTTATATACATTTTATCACTTTGCCTTTAATTGTCTTTTCCCTTTACCTATTTTTCTTCTATATAATATTGGAATCGAAATATACTTAAAAAATCCACTAAAATAAAATTTTGTTTCTTTAAAAAAATCTTTTCTGTATTGGTTATCTAACAGCCACATTAAGAAAAAATTTGTACAAATATTAAATACATAGATAAAATGATATAATAAATAACCAAAAAAACCATGTACTTTGTAAAATAATAAAGCTGTTGATAATTTACTTTGTTTATTTGCCCAAATTCTATTTGGAGTACTTCCACCGTTTTTATGAATAACGCTCACATCCTCTAAAAACACAATTTTATAGCCAAGTTTGCGAATTCTATTACATAAATCAATTTCTTCAGAATACATAAAAAAATCTGGATCAAATCCTTTACATTCTTTCATTATCTTTGATGGAATAAACATAAAGGCTCCCATTATTGCTTCTATTTTATATTTTTTAGGAGGAATAATTTTTGAAAACAAAAGATTTCTATCTAGTATTTTTCCATATCTAGCAATAGTTGATGTAAACGATTGAACACTTCTATCTTCGTTCAACATTTTGCATCCTAAAACACCAATAGTTTCATCTTCTTCTGCCTTATGTAAACAAGCTGTTATCGCTTTTTCATCTTCAATAATCACATCGGGATTTATCAAAAGCAAATATTTGCCAGAAGATACATTAACTCCAATATTATTTCCCGCACCAAAACCAACATTGTTAGCAGACCCAATATACTTTATATTTTTGCATTTTTCTATTATTTGCTTAGAATCATCTTGGGAATTATTATCAACAACAATTATTTCATAAGACATTGATTTGATGTTTTTAACAATACTATCAATACACTTAACTGTTAAAAGTGGTTTTTTGTAGTTTACTATAATGAATGATATTAGCAAGGTATATTATTTTAGTTTTTATTTTTGACCTAAGTTCTAAAATCTACAAATATTCTGATACAAAATAAAGTTTTTAATAGTTCTAAACAATATTTAAAGTACATAGATTTAGAAAAATATTCCAATGTAAGATTGCCGTGCCATGCAAAAAATCGTTTAATTAACTCTTTTTTATATTTAGAGCCAAAGTGTTTTTTTAGTGCCTTAAATAACACTAATATTTTTAAAGTACTACTCCTTGAGGAAATTCCTGCTGAATAATTTCTATAAGCATTCATGATTTCTGGCATATATTTGAAACTTCCAACAGAAGTCATTGCAGCAACAAATAATCTCTCCCCTTTTATTATATTATGCTTATATGATAATTTAAACAATTTCATTGTTTTTGTAATATTTAAACAAACTTAATAATATTTAACTTTGTTAGTATTAATTCTTTTTGCCATATATCTCGGAACTATCAAAGAAGCAATTGCTCCAATAAAAATTTTTAAATTAAAACCACGTTTGGGAGTATATTTAATTTGCCTTAAAGCTAATTGTTTTGCTACAGGAATATCATTGTTTTCAAAAGCATATATTCTTAAAATATTAATTAGAGAATATATGGTCTTATTTAAAAATTGTTTTTGTTTTCTATTTAGTTTATAGTTGTTTAAAAGATGGAAATAACCATTTAGTTGTTTTGTCCAAAAATTGAAATTTTCTTTACTTGACCAATTTCTACGTTTCAATGAAAAAATACCGCCTAAATGTACTCTGTATGCTGCCATTTTCGCTTCAAAACGCTTAATTTTACCATTATATGCATTATGTAAATGTAAAAAATAATCTCCTGTTACAACATTAGACAAAATAAAGTTTTCAATGTTTTTTGCTCTAAAAACTACAGAAGGGGTGTGAATGTGATTACCTCTGAATAGGAAATCATCAAAATCAAAATCAGTTTGATTATCAATATATTTTATTTCATAATTATCTTTGTTTTCCAAAGGTTTATTATCTTTATCGACAATTTCAACATCATGGAAACAAGCTGAATATTCTTGGTTTTTCTCCAAAAAATCAACCTGCTTTTGCAATTTTAATGGGTCTGTCCAATAATCGTCTCCTTCGCACATGGCAAAGTATTTGCCTTTGGCTCGAGGGAACTGATAAGTTTTTGTTATTCCAATTCCTTTTGAGTATTTATTTTCTGTTTGATAGATTGGTTTAATGATATCAGGATATTTTGCCTCGTATTCCCGAATTATATCTGCTGTTCTATCAGTAGAAGCATCATCGTGAATAAGTACTTCAAAAAGGAAATCGGTTTTTTGCATTATAAAACCATCTAAACACTTGCGGATGTAAGGTTCATGATTATAAGTTAAGCAACAAATTGAAACTATTGTAGTTTTCATTTTATTATGTATTCAAGTGTTAATTTGTCATATTCTTTAATTATACTAAAGTTATGTTTTAAATAAAAATTTATCGCTCTTTTGTTCTCTACTTTTACCTCTAGTAATATTTTATTTAATTCATTATGTTTAGCATAATCTATTGCTTGTCTAAGTAATGTCGTTGCTATTCCTCTACGAGCATATTGTTCTGATACACTTAAGTTTGTTATAAAAGCGTATCTTCCGTCTTTATTTATATAAATTGCTAGTAAAGCTACTAAAGTTTTATCCGAAAACACCTCGAATCTATTTGCTAATTTATAAAGTTTATCTGCATAAAGTTCTATATCAACATAAGATTCAAGTTTTGGGTCAAAGCTTGTATTTACATCATGCAAATGTGTTTTTATTTGATTTACATCTGATTGATTAAAGCTAAAACTTAAGTCATCCATAATAAATACTAAACTCTTATTGCTTTAAAAGTGATACTCAAAATTGTTTAACATCTCATAAATTGTCTCTTTTTCATTAAACATTGCTACATCAATAATAGAGAGCCAAGGTACGAATGTGTTTTTGAACTGTTGATATACTATATCTTTTGATTTTATAAAATTTAATTTTATGTTATGCTCTTTGAATCGATCTACAGAATACAACTCTAAGCCACCTATAGGATTTATATATATATCTGCGTTCAAATTCTTACAAATAGCTATAACTTTATTTTCTCCTTTATACTTTTCTATATCAATAGATAAATTAGAAGATTTTATTATTTCAGTGTTTATATTTAAAAAATCTTTCCATATTAATAAAGAATTGTAAATATAATCAAATAAATTTTTATTATGACAAAGCAATATTTTTTCAACCATTGGCATTATTTCATTAAACATTGGTGCTTTTCTATATGCTTCAGTTATCTTATTCATTATTTTTTCAACCTCTTTTAAATGAAATTGTTCTGATAAAAATCGCTCATTAACATTTAAATAATCTGAATCTTTTTTTAACGAAAGAGAAATATATTCATCTTTTCCATCAACCAAAATTCTATTTCTATTTATCCATCCTTTTTTTGTGTACTCAATGTTGTCATAAACTACAAAAACATCTACTAATTTCATTAATTGCCAATATCCTATGTATGGACAAAAATATGGTTGCATTATGGCTATTGTCATATCATAAACTATTGTTTATACTTTATTTTACTTAATATATCAAAATTTTTTCGAGCTTTAGCTTTTACCAATGGAATTTGTTTATCTAGCATTTTTCTATACTCTTCAAGATTACTAAATGCTCGTTCTATCTTTTCATTTAAATCGTTTTGTTTTGCCGGATCTGCTAGAAAGTCTTCAACACCTGCTTCTATGCAAAAGCCCTTCAACTTATGTGCTTTAGGTTCATGACCATAGTCTATTACTACAGTAGGAACACTTTGTGAAAGTCCTGCTACTGCTCCATGTACTCTTCCAGACACAATCATATCAAACTTTCCAATAACAGCTTTTGTCTCCCATGCATTACAAACTCTATCAATAAGATGAACATTTTTAGCTATACCCCTATGTTTTAGCACATTATATAATTGTTGTGCGGTTTCATAATCCCGTCCATGTATAAGTTTAAATTCAAGTGGGGGTATAGGAAAACCATTTGAGTGCGACATCAAGAACACGCTAGCACCAAGTTTCTCTGTTATGAATTCAACAGCTTCTGCAAATATTGTAAATTCATCAACTCTTCTATTTTTTTTATCGAAAGGTGCCTCCAAAAAGTTCCATCCGCACAGTATAAATCCGACTGTTTTTTGTTTGTTTCCAACTATCCCCAATTCTGTTGCAATAGCTGTAGCCACGTTATCATCTGACGGCTCAAACAAAAAAGCAGGACAAGCAAAGCTTTGAGTGTTTGACACATCAAATCCATATGATTTCATCAGCCCAATACTTAATGATTCTCTGTTAGTAACAAGTGTAAAGTTTTTATAAACTTCACGTGCAAACTCTAAATTGTTTAAATTACTAAATGGACCTGGTGAGCCAGCTAACATTACATTGGGTTTACCCATTAGCTGTGCTACTCTATCCTTTAAAAGACCTATAAGTAATCTATTTTTTCCTAAAAAGTCAGCATTATCGCCCCAAATATCACCGCTAAAATCTATTACAAGATCAGAACGCATTACGGCATCTATGTAAGGTGTAGTTTCCTTAAGTTCCCCTGTTTGAGCATATTTTTTAGCTATATTATATTCTCTTTCTGCTATAGGGAGATTATCTATTCCAAAGTCATAGTAATAGCCTATTGGCAATACTTCTACTTGCTCATCTTGACAAAAACGATCACTCATTTGAAATGTGGTAGAAATTTTTGCTTGGGGAAATACTCTATGTAATTCTCTTACAAAAGGTTCTATGATGTAGTAGTTACCTATATTTCCAAATTCCATTCGTCCCCAATGTAATGTGCATTGTCCTATTAGTAATATATTTTTCATAAACATCTAAATTGTTTTAATAAAACATTTTTCATAGCTTTAGCTTTATCTTTATTTTATTATTGGCTATTTTCTTTTGTATCAGGTTCAATAATTTGCCAATAACCGCTTTTTGCAGGTCCAATACGTTGCAAAAATCCCATAGTTTTAAGTTTTGCTATATTTTCTTTGGTTTTTCTTAATGAAATTTGCAATATGTTTGATAGTTCTTGTGTTGTAATACGATTGTTTTTAGCTATTTCATTTATAATTATTTTTTGGTTATCGGTGACCTTATCGGTGACCTTATCTTTTAATTCAGCATTATCCTTTTCAGCAATTATATTATATATATCTTGTTGTGTCATTTTATAATTACATTTAGTTTAGGTTATCTGCATTATTCTTAATTTCATCACTATCTTGTTTTAATAAGTTCAATAACTCTATCTATATCCTCTGCTTGTAATTCATGATACATAGGCAAGCAAATCACACTATTAGCCAACTTATGTGCATTTGGCAGGTTAGATTTTTTTGCCGAAGGCAAACCCTTATAAGTAGGAAACTCACTAATCAATGGATAAAAGTATCTTCTACCAAATATATTTTTTTCTTGAAGTTTAAAGTAAAGTTCATCTCGAGTCATACCATAAGCAATTTCATCTACAAATATTGGAAAATAGGAATAGTTGTGTTTAACACCTGGTATATCTTCCATAAATGAAATTCCTTCTACACTTTTTAATTCTTTACGATATTTTTCAGCTACTTGTTGACGTTGCGAAATTGCTTTGTTGACATGCTTTAATTGTAATAAACCGTAAGCAGCACGCACTTCGTCTATTTTTCCATTTATACCGGGAGCAATAACTGTTGTCTCGCCAGCAAATCCAAAGTTTTTTAAGTAATCAATTCGTTTTTTTGTCTCTGCATCGCGACAAACAAGGGCTCCACCCTCTATTGTATTATAAGTTTTTGTGGCATGGAAACTAAGAGTTGCCATATCACCAGCTTCTAAAATTGATTTTCCATTTATTTCTACACCAAAAGCATGTGCAGCATCATAAATTACTTTTAGTCCATAAATGTCTGCAATTTCCTTAATACGCTCTATATTGCATGGATTACCATAGACATGCACAGGCATGATAGCAGTAGTTTTTGGTGTTATTGCAGCTTCTATCTTTTCGGGGTCAAGGTTTCCAGTTTTTAAGTCAACATCTACAAACACAGGTTTTATACCATTCCACCAGAGAGAATGGGTTGTTGCTACAAAGCTATATGGTGTTGTAATAACCTCGCCAGTAATACGCAATGCTTGCAGAGCTACCATAATAGGTAGTGTACCATTAGTAAAAAGGCTTATATATTTAACTCCTAAATATTCCTGTAATTCTTCTTCTAATTTTTTATGAAACTGTCCAACATTTGTAATATGCTTGCTATTCCATATTTCTTTTAAATATACAACAAAATCTTCGAGAGGAGGAAGAAGTGGAGAAGTAACTGTAAGTTTTTTATTGTCTTTTTTATTCATAATATCAGACGATAAAATTATTTGCCAAAAATAACATCTTTTTGCAAAGATAGGTTTAATGTTCAAAAATAATGATAAAATCTTCTGTAATCAAGTACAAATAATATTTTCAATGTGTTTTTAATGGTAAAATATCATTACTTTTGAACATTACCCTCAAAGATATAAAATATATTTTTAAAATTTGATTCTTTTGTACACACCGTCCTTTTTAAAAAATTAAACAAAATTTTTGGTTGCGTTAGAGATTAAATATTATTTTTGTGTTGCTAATTGATAAGTATGGGTACATCCGTAAAAGATTCTTTTTTTAAAGGAATATTTTGGAATGCGACAGGAAAAATTAGCCATCAAGGAATATCTTTTGTCGTATCCATTATTCTTTCTCGAATACTTGTTCCCGCAGAATTTGGAATGATAGCAATGCTAACAATTTTTACTGAAATTGCGAAGTGCTTTATAGATTCAGGTCTCGGAGCTGCTCTTATTCAAAAAAAAGACTGTACCTCCAAAGATTTTTCTACTGTTTTTTACTTTAATATTACTGTAAGTTTTATTTTCTACCTTATACTTTTTTTTACAGCTCCTTTCATTGCAAAATTTTATGAGCTACCTGAACTCACAAACATAACTCGTCTTATTGCTCTTGTCTTTTTGATAAACTCATTTGGAACTATTCAGTCAACAATACTTTCAAAAAGTCTTAATTTTAAAAGTCTTAACATCGTGGCTGTTATTGCAGTAACAGTATCGGCAATAGTTGCTATAATCATGTCGTTAAACGGTTTTGGTGTTTATTCAATAGTTGGTCAACACATATCTTATGCTCTTGTATCAAATTTATTATATTGGATTTTATCAGATTGGCGACCCAGTTTTGTATTTTCAAAAAAATCATTCCGCGAACTTTTTGGTTTTGGATATAAACTTTTATTTTCAGCAATACTTAACCAAATATTTACACACCTTGACAGCTTGCTGATTGGTAAAATATTTTCAGCAAAATCTCTGGGGCTTTATACAAGAGCAAAAACAACAAAAGATTTACCCATAAACAGCACAACAGGAATTGTACAATCCATACTTCTTCCTATTTTTTCAAAAATCAATAACGATGAACAACTTGCAGCTGTTGGATTAAAAATATATCGTATGTTTTTCTACATTATTTCCCCATTAATGGTTGGATTAATTATTACCGCCGAACCATTTATTATTACTCTTTTTTCTGACAAATGGCTCCCTTCTGCTCCTTGGATGCAAATAATTTGTATATCAGGAATTACATACCCACTGTCAGTTACATTATGTCATCTTATATTAGCAAAAGGGAAATCAGGTACTTTTTTAAAATTAGAAATAATAAAAAAAACACTCACTTTATTAGCAATGATAATAGGATTATATTTTGGAATTAACGAGTTTCTTTGGTGTACTGTAATAGCCTCATATATAGGACTATATCTTAACTTAATTTATGCAGCAAACGCATTAAAAACAATAAAAAAGACTAAGTTTATAACCGCATTATTACCAGCTTTAGCAATATCTATCATAATGGGAATTTGTGTTTTTGGCATTAATTATCTTCAAATTGGCACACCTTGGATTAAATTAATTGTTATGACTTTTATTGGAATGTTAATATATGTCTTATTATCAAAGCTTTTCAATTTATGGGAGTATGGGTATATTAAGCAATTTATTATTGATAAGTTTAAGGAATATAAAGAATATAAAGCAAAAAAAATATAAATATTTAAAATAAACTTTTACAATAAACGCTAAAACAAAAACACTCTTTTTAATAATTTATTTATATTTGTCAATATTTTTGATTAAATTCAAAATGAAAAAATTATTTACTATAATTCTCATAATATTATCAATAATAGATACTGTAAACTCACAGTCACTTCCGCAAGAAAATCTTCAACTCTGGTTACGAGCCGATTCTGTAGAAATTATTGATGGAAAAGTTGCTCGTTGGTATGACCTTAGTTCAAATGAACATGTTATACAACAAACAAATCCTGAATATAGACCGATACAAATTATAAGCGAACTTAATTCTCAACCAAGCATTTATTTTAATGGCACAAATAATTATTTTGATGGTGGAAATATCTTAAATATTGGATATGCTTCTCAAACTATGTTTGTAATTGCAAAATCTGAAAAAAACAGAGGTTCTATTTTGTCAAAAACTTTAACAGGACCAGCAGCAAATCGTTATGGATTACTCTTTTCAGATAATATTTCTTTTTTCTTTTGGGACAATACAGAGCGTAGGATAGCAACTGATTTAATAATGAATAAATTTTTATATTTAAACACTATAATTGATAAACAAATTAATAAAAACTTTTTTAATGTTAATAATGATTTAATTGGAGAAAAAACAATAGTTGCAAACCACAATATGACTTCTTCGTATAATTTTCTTATAGGAGCATCTGCAAATAACACAGGCGGTTTACCACCTTATAATGCATCTTATTTTCAAGGAGAAATTTCTGAAATTTTAATTTTTGATACGGTTTTGTCCCCAGAAAATTTTAATTTGGTTGAAAATTATTTGTTCGATAAATACACAGAAAAATTAGATCTTGGCGAAGATATAAATATTGACTATGGTTTTTGTGATACAAGTTTAACTGTTAGTGATAGTTTTACAGATATACTATGGTCAACAGGAGATACTTCAAAAAGTATACAAGTTAATAAATCTGGTTATTATTCTGTTTCTGCTAAAGATATTTTTGGCAGGACTCAATATGATACTGTTTTTGTAAAATTTCCTTCACCAAATATTTCTAATTCAAATATTTGTTTAGGAGATTCTATTTTATACTCTCCTATTTTAACAGGAACTTATTTTTATTTATGGTCTGATTTAAGTTCTGAACCTGAAAAATATTATTCAGAACAAGGAGATTACTGGCTTAGAATAGAGGATAATAAAGCTTGCGTTGACACAGTGTTTTTTTCTATAACCTTTGACTATTTTAAAGACAGTATTGATTTGGGTTCAGACACCTCTCTATGTGCAGGAAACACTTTAAAACTCAA
Protein-coding sequences here:
- a CDS encoding N-acetyl sugar amidotransferase, whose product is MEKKSYQICQRCVMDTSDEDIIFDENGYCNHCTDFLQLLENHKYVEGQSEKIFKNILLKIKKRSKNNKYDCLVGISGGVDSCFVAHLCKTYGLHPLLMHMNNGWNTPIAEENIQIMVKKLGFDYYEYKMDWQEFKEIQLAFFKSSIVDLETPTDLAILGANYEIAKKFKISSILSGGNFAAEGILPLTWGYHVKSDMKLYRHIVKKYSNVKIRKTPYAGLKENFINKFIHGIKTYYPLNYIDYDKDKARKFLIETYGFKEYGGKHQESTITGFLQSYVMPVKYNMDYRRATLSSQICNGQVSRDDALRILEAKPFDDEKVLKDKAYICKKWEISEEEFDKYLKLPPKTYKDFPNQERLISRLFRLYKLFS
- a CDS encoding glycosyltransferase family 4 protein, which encodes MKKILILAYDFPPYVSVGGLRPSYWYENFKEMGLFPIVITRNWNPIHGNDLDYIQPSKTKDVEIEETEKGILIKTPYKATLSNRLNLKGKKDLLSNVLKKISAGYNEIGQWFLPIGTKYELYKAAKKFLKDNKVDVIIATGDPFVLFKYASKLSKKFNIPWVADYRDPWSNVSFNNNPKKKIISQILEKKYLRNVKLICTVSEYYMFIIKKLIKNKPFLVIPNGYDENILINNIKVNQNNDLLTISLTGTIYKFHPYRLFFSVLLDYLKMNPDRKIRVNFYGISDKKDVSDIIKELDILKNEIKIFPKIPNYQFIKEISKSNVLLLFNHYSIMGAKIYDYLALNRKIILCFENDKEANLLKKKYFKTQTIKGLSENSQADLIRKTNSGIVVKDKEHLYKVLDDLFSEFEEKHYIENHTIGVENYSRKIQTEKLVEALKNIN
- a CDS encoding GNAT family N-acetyltransferase, with product MDDLSFSFNQSDVNQIKTHLHDVNTSFDPKLESYVDIELYADKLYKLANRFEVFSDKTLVALLAIYINKDGRYAFITNLSVSEQYARRGIATTLLRQAIDYAKHNELNKILLEVKVENKRAINFYLKHNFSIIKEYDKLTLEYIIK
- a CDS encoding glycosyltransferase family 2 protein yields the protein MLISFIIVNYKKPLLTVKCIDSIVKNIKSMSYEIIVVDNNSQDDSKQIIEKCKNIKYIGSANNVGFGAGNNIGVNVSSGKYLLLINPDVIIEDEKAITACLHKAEEDETIGVLGCKMLNEDRSVQSFTSTIARYGKILDRNLLFSKIIPPKKYKIEAIMGAFMFIPSKIMKECKGFDPDFFMYSEEIDLCNRIRKLGYKIVFLEDVSVIHKNGGSTPNRIWANKQSKLSTALLFYKVHGFFGYLLYHFIYVFNICTNFFLMWLLDNQYRKDFFKETKFYFSGFFKYISIPILYRRKIGKGKRQLKAK
- a CDS encoding glycosyltransferase — its product is MKTTIVSICCLTYNHEPYIRKCLDGFIMQKTDFLFEVLIHDDASTDRTADIIREYEAKYPDIIKPIYQTENKYSKGIGITKTYQFPRAKGKYFAMCEGDDYWTDPLKLQKQVDFLEKNQEYSACFHDVEIVDKDNKPLENKDNYEIKYIDNQTDFDFDDFLFRGNHIHTPSVVFRAKNIENFILSNVVTGDYFLHLHNAYNGKIKRFEAKMAAYRVHLGGIFSLKRRNWSSKENFNFWTKQLNGYFHLLNNYKLNRKQKQFLNKTIYSLINILRIYAFENNDIPVAKQLALRQIKYTPKRGFNLKIFIGAIASLIVPRYMAKRINTNKVKYY
- a CDS encoding glycosyltransferase family 2 protein; protein product: MLTIGLPVYNDVKFIEQSILSILKQSYTDFKLIISDDCSTDGSADICLKYAKIDNRIKYIKQKENIGISRNMEFLLSLANSKYFMWAGDDDLMADSYVEKMILALENNSDAIVAFSTFIHIDENDHRISENLNFDYSEKHIRKRIKNFIKNSHDEFGYAVFKTDEIKGVRFPVWHWPNRKCAYNNIYPSLLFYLSKGNYTHVYNEQPLFFKRVKTPANTNHKITFQSNGILESFAFYIRRLNLVHFSVKMIRIAKNAGFAISLYPMLWWYWFVIPSTNQTKLLFKGALSKIKKRNKHSNK